Part of the Sodalinema gerasimenkoae IPPAS B-353 genome is shown below.
GATTCATAGATCTCATCACCACGGCGAGCAAATTCCTCTTTGCTGTAACGGGATTGTCGAACTGTCATTAGTATGACCTACTCTTAACTTTTGCTGTTTCAAGTATAGCTTGAGGTATCCCCACCATAAATCGAATCGGTTGATTGACGACGGGGATAACGCTACCACCTTTGTTGTTTACCCTTCTTAGACTGAACGTTTACACTATCAAAAACCCTCAAAAATGACCTTGTTAAGATTGCGATCGCACAAACGCCTGATGTTCCGAAGATTGCAGCCCCAGTTGTAGCGTATTAAGCACAGCCGCCAGATTATTTTGCAACAGTTGCGGCCGATTCAGCCATAACCCCGGAAAAACACGACTACGGAGAATCCCCTCATCATCCGGGGTAATAGACTGATAAACACCTTCTTCAAGATAAAACCAATCCAGTTGTTCATCAAAGATTTGCCAAACCAGATATTCCTGAACCCCATTGCGTCGATACACCCGTTTTTTGTCCCCTAAATCGATCGCCGCACTACTGGCTGCAATTTCAACCACCAATTCCGGGGAACCTTGAATATACCCTTCTTGATTCAGTTGAGAACTCCCCCCAGGCATTAGCAACACGCCATCGGGTTGAAACTCATTGTCGGAGTCGAGGCGAACGGTGGGTTCAATCCCCATTTCCGTAGGTGGGGTTGCCATCTTATAGGTCCACAGCAATCCCATCAAATCGGCGTGAGGCTTAGCATGAGTGGTAAACCGTAGCGGCGAGGCCATATACACAACTCCTTCAACTAATTCGGCTTTCTGATGAGGAGGCATCGCCGCGTAACGTCGCTCAAATTCTCCGTAGCTGAGGCGATCGCCGTTTTCTAAGGGTGGATAAGTCTGACTCTGAAGTACCATGGTGGTTCTGAAGTCCTAGACTGGGGACGATTCTATTATGGCAACTGAGTCGTCTAGGCCAAGAGAACATTAGGCGTGAACGGTTCATAATCCTGACCCTTTCCCGAAATCCGGTATAGTTGGGAAGGCGCAGACTGTGCCGAAGTGTTATCGAGTTAAAGGGTTCAGCCGTGGCGATCATTGCAATTGCCAGTCCGAAAGGGGGCGTAGGAAAAACCACCTCCACTATCGCACTGGGCGGATTACTTGCCCAAACCCAGAGATGTCTTGCGATTGACCTAGATCCACAGGGCAATCTGACCATGGGATTTGGCATTGAGATGGAAAAAGAACAAATCGGCAGTTACGACGTGATGACGCGTCAGGAAACCCCCGCAGAACCGATTTTAGAGACGTATATCGGCCTGGATATTTTGCCCACCGATAGCACCCTGGCGAAGGCTGAAAACGAAATTTCTGAAGATCCCAAACGCTTCTTTATCCTTAAAGAACAGTTACAAACACTTCAAGGTCGCTACACCAACATTCTCATCGACTGTCCCCCCAATTTAGGGTTGCTGACACTTAACGCCCTGGCGGCAGCGGATGCGGTGTTGGTTCCGGTGCAATGTCACTATTATTCCTTGCGGGGACTCGATCGCCTCTTTGATGAAATCTCCGATATCCGCAAAACCTATAATTTGCGACTGCGACTGCTGGGGGTGTTGCCGACGATGGCGGAAAATACCCTGATGACGCGGCGAGTCTTGGATGAACTGAAGAAACGGCATCATCAGGTGACGATTTTCAAGCCAGTTCCCAAATCCATCCAATTCGCCGAAGCCAGTTTTGTCGGCCAACCCATCCACCGCTTCAGCCGCAACCGCAAACTGATTGAACCCTATGAACGGGTGATTCGGGCGATCGCCCCTGACACCAATCAGCCTCCTAACGAGCATCTGCTTTAACAAATCCTCGGTAACTGTTCCCCACTCAATAGATCTACCGTTCGTAGGGACCCAATCTCACTCATCATGGTAACGGGGGGAGTTGTGGTGTCTGTGACGACGCCAATCTCAGCGGCCCCCTCTCCTAAACTCTCTAACGCCGCCTGGACTTGATTGGGGGGAACAATCGCGATAAAGCGGCCCTCATTGGCTAGATAGAGGGGGTCAAAGCCGAGAATTTCACAGGCCCCCTGGACATCATCGCGGACGGCGATCGCCCTCTCCTCCAGGCGAATCCCCAATTTGGCGGCCACGGCAATCTCATTCAAGGCACTGGCCAAGCCACCTCGGGTTAAATCCCGCAGACAATGTACCTCAATCCCCGCCTCCAACAGGGCCAACACCTCCGCCGCCACGGGGGCCGAATCACTTTCAATGACTGTCTCGAACATTAACCCCTCCCGCACCGCCATAATGGCAATGCCATGACGGCCAATGTCACCATTTACTAACACCACGTCTCCCACCTGGACTTGGCTGGGGGAAATGGTGCGATCGCCCGCCACAACCCCCACTCCAGCGGTATTAATAAAGATGCCATCTCCCTTCCCGCGATCGACGACCTTCGTGTCTCCTGTAACAATCTGTACCCCTGCTTTCTCAGCCGCCGCCGCCATGGATTGCACCACTTGCCAGAGAATCGACATGGGGAGGCCTTCCTCCAAAATGAACCCCGCCGTTAGGTATTGAGGCCGGGCCCCCGCCATAGCCAAATCATTGACTGTGCCATAGACGGCCATCGACCCAATATCGCCACCGGGGAAGAACAGGGGATGAACCACATAAGAATCGGTGGTTAAGGCGATGCGATCACCCTCTAGGTTCAACGTCGCCGCATCATGTTGCACCTGATCCGCAGAGCCAAACGCGGGCAGAAAGACCTGATTAATCAGGTGTTGCATCAACCGTCCCCCTCCTCCATGGGCCAATAAAACATGGGGATATTGCTGAATTGGCAGGGGACAGGACCCGGATGTGACGTCAAAATCACTCATCTTCTTAATAAATTTTTATATACAAATCTTATTTATCGTAACAAATAAATTGGGAGGATTTTTGTAAATTAACTTAAGTTTTAGTTGATTTTCTTCCATATACTGCTCACAATAGATGCAGTTCTAGTCGTTACGTTCAAGGAAGAAAAACAACCAATGTGTTACTTAAGGCAATCTTAAAGATTTCCTAATCTTTCCGTTAAAAAACAGTAGCACAGATAGCTGATTTATACATCCAACCCTGAGGGCGATCGCGCCAAGACTCGAACCTACGCTCCATTTGCTCCCGAGCGCGATCGCCCCACTCCCACCGCAACCTGAGGAAACACGAATGACTGCCACCCGTACCTCACCCCCAGCGAAATCTACCGAAAAAGCCAAAACCCAAGACGGCAAACCCGATAAACGCTTCAAAGTTCTAGACATCACAATGAAGCGCAACCAATATCGACAGGATGCGCTCATCGAAATCCTCCACAAAGCCCAAGAAGCCTTTGGTTTTCTTGAAGAAGATGTCCTAAGCTACATTGCCCATAAATTGCAACTGCCCCTCTCCCAAGTCTACGGCGTTGCCACCTTCTACCATCTCTTTTCCCTCAAACCCAGCGGGGCCCATACCTGCGTCGTCTGTTTGGGAACCGCCTGCTACGTCAAAGGCGGCGGCGACATCCTCAAAGCCGTCGAAGAGGATGTGGGTATCGCCGCCGGGGAAACCACCGAAGACGGGCAAGTATCCATCGTCACCGCTCGTTGCATTGGTGCCTGTGGCATTGCCCCAGCCGTTGTCTATGACGGCAAAGTCGCCGGCCAGCAAACCCCCGAACAAACCTGCGATCGCATTCATGGCTGGAAACAAGCAGACAGCTAACCCCACCTCCCCAGCCAGTACGACATCCTTAATGATTAACCGCCATGGAACGAGCTGAACTCCTCGAACAGGCTACCGTAGCCAAACAAGCCCAAAAACGCATCCGCATCCATTGTTGCACCTCCACCGGTTGCCAAGCCTCCCAATCCCTCGACGTTAAAAAACAACTCGACAACGCCATCAAAACCCACAACCTCGGCGATACCGTTGAAGCCGTTGGCGTCGGCTGCATGGGTTTCTGTGGCCAAGGGCCGATGGTGGAAATCGAAGACGCCGACTCCCCCGCAGAGAAAAAACACTATCAAAAAGTCACCCCCGAACAAGCCGAAAGCATCATCGGCAGTCTCAACGGTTCCGGCGAGGCCGATGCCATCGAAGGAGATCCCAACCATCCCTTCTTTAGCCGTCAACTCCTCATCGTCCGCGAACATAGCGGCCGCATCGATCCCGAACGCATCGACGAATATCTAGCCGTCGGCGGCTACCAAGCCCTGCATCACGCCATCTATGAAATGTCCCCGGCTGACGTGGTGCAAGAAATCACCCAATCCGGACTGCGGGGACGAGGGGGTGCAGGCTATCCCACCGGCTTAAAATGGGCCACCGTCGCCAAAATGCCCCCCGGACAGAAATACATCATCTGTAACGCCGACGAGGGAGATCCTGGGGCGTTTATGGATCGCAGTGTCCTCGAAAGTGACCCCCACCGTATTTTAGAAGGGATGGCGATCGCCGGCTACGCCGTTGGCGCAACCCAAGGCTACATCTACGTTCGCGCCGAATATCCCCTAGCCATCACCCGCCTGCAAAAAGCCATCCAGCAAGCCAAACGCAAACATTGCCTCGGGGCGCAAATCTTCGACTCCCCCGTAGACTTCACCATCGAAATTCGCGTCGGTGCCGGGGCCTTCGTTTGTGGCGAAGAAACCGCCCTCATCGCCTCCGTCGAAGGCGGACGAGGCAACCCTCGCCCCCGCCCCCCCTATCCCGCCGTCTCAGGATTACACGGCTGTCCGACGCTCATCAACAACGTGGAAACCCTGGGCAACATCTCCCCCATCATCCGCAATGGGGCCGAGTGGTTCGCCGGCATTGGCACCGAACGCAGCAAAGGCACTAAAATCTTCTCCCTCACCGGCAAAATCCGCAACAACGGACTGATTGAAGTTCCCATGGGCATTACCCTCCGAGAAATTGTCGAAGAGATGGGAGGCGGCGTTCCTGGTGCTAATAACGTCAAAGCCATTCAAACCGGTGGCCCCTCCGGCGGTTGCATTCCCGATCGCGAACTCGACACCCCCGTCGATTATGACTCCCTGCGGGAACTCGGGTCGATGATGGGGTCAGGAGGCATGGTGGTCATGGACGACGACACCAGCATGGTACAAGTCGCCCAGTTTTACATGGAATTTTGCCGAGGCGAAACCTGTGGCAAGTGCATCCCCTGTCGCGCCGGAACCGTACAGATGTATCAACTTCTCACCAAACTCCTAGACGAGAAAGCCACGAAACGGGACTTAGATCGACTCAAAGAACTCTGCGGCATGGTTCAAGCCACCAGTCTCTGTGGCTTAGGCCAAACCGCCCCCAACCCCGTCCTCAGCACCCTCCATTACTTTGAACAAGAGTACCTAGACCTCCTACAACCCGATCCCATCACCGTCGCCGCCGCTAACAGAGGCTAACCCTCCTGGGAGCCTACTGCCTAAGCGATGCGTTCCGGCAAGTTTGAATCGATGGGTCTGGGTCACAACCTGAACTGATGCCGGAACACATCCTACCCCTGTTCCCTGTTCCCTGTTCCCTATTCCCTATTCCCTATCCCCTATGTCTGTCGTCACCCTCAAAATCAACGATATCGATGTCGCGGCCGAAGCCGGTAAAACCGTCCTCGATGCTGCACGTGAAGCGGGAATCCGCATTCCCACCCTCTGCCATCTTGATGGCGTCTCTGATGTGGGCGCTTGTCGTCTCTGTTTAATTGAAATCAAAGGGATTCCCAAACTCCTCCCCGCCTGTGTCACGGAAGTGAGCGAGGGGATGGAAGTCACCACCCACACCCCCCAGTTGGATGAGTATCGCCGCATGACCGTGGAAATGCTCTTTTCCGAAGGGAATCATGTTTGCGCCGTCTGTGTCGCCAACGAGAACTGTGAATTGCAAGATGTGGCCATCGAAGTGGGGATGGATCACAGTCGCTTTACCTATCGCTTCCCGGAACGGGGGGTTGATATCTCCCATCCCCAATTTGGCATCGACCATAACCGCTGTATTCTCTGCACCCGTTGCGTGCGCGTCTGTGATGAAATCGAAGGCGCTCATGTTTGGGATGTGGCAGGACGGGGGGCCGCCGCGAAGGTGGTGACGGGGTTGAACCAACCCTGGGGAGATGTGGAGGCTTGCACCGCTTGCGGCAAATGTGTGGATGCTTGCCCCACGGGGTCGATTTTCCGTAAGGGAAGTACGGCTTCGGAACTCGATCGTGATCGCGGCAAACTGGAATTTTTAGTCAAAGCACGGGAAGAAAATCAATGGACACGGTAAACAAGAAAGTAAAACTGGCAACGATTTGGCTGGCCGGCTGTTCCGGTTGTCATATGTCCTTCCTGGACTTGGACGAATGGCTGTTTGAACTGGCCAAGTTCGCCGACATTGTCTATAGTCCCGTTGCTTCGGATATCAAGGACTATCCCGAGGATGTGGATGTCTGTCTAGTGGAAGGGGCGGTGGCCAATGAGGAAAACCTGGAACTGTTGTACAAAGTTCGCCAACGCACCAAGTTTGTCATTTCCTTCGGGGACTGTGCGGTAACAGCTAACGTCCCAGCGATGCGCAATATGTTAGGGAGTTCTGAACCGGTTCTCAAACGCTGCTACCTAGAACTCGGGGATAAAACTGCTCAATTGCCCCACGAACCAGGGATTGTCCCAGAATTGCTCGATCGCGTCCGCCCAATTCATGAGTTAGTGGAGATTGACCTATTTATCCCCGGTTGTCCCCCCTCGGCCCCTCGCATCCAAGCGGCGATCGAACCGCTGCTGAAAGGGGAACGGCCAGTGATGGAAGGGCGATCGATGATTAAGTTCGGCTAGATACCTGCCACCCCCTGGGAGGGGCTAAGAGGGCGACCACAAGGGTACGCCCCTACGTCCTTTCTTCTCCCCCCTGTTCCCTGTTCCCTGTTCCCTTCTTTTTCACCATGAGTAAAACCATTGTTATTGATCCCGTCACCCGCATCGAGGGTCACGCCAAAATCTCCATCTTTCTCAACGATGCCGGAGATGTCGATGACGCTCGTTTCCATGTCGTGGAATTTCGCGGCTTTGAAAAATTCTGTGAAGGTCGTCCTATGTTCGAGATGGCCGGTATTACCGCCCGTATTTGTGGAATTTGTCCCGTCAGCCATCTTTTGGCCGCTGCCAAGACGGGCGATAAAATCCTAGCGGTGCAAGTTCCCCCAGCCGGAGAAAAACTGCGGCGATTGATGAATTTGGCCCAAATCATCCAATCCCATACCCTGAGTTTCTTCCACCTCAGCAGTCCCGATTTCCTCTTGGGATGGGATAGTGACCCCGCCAAACGCAATGTTTTTGGCTTAATGGAGGCCAATCCCGATTTAGCCCGCGCGGGGATTCGGCTGCGTCAGTTTGGACAAACGGTGATTGAACTGTTGGGGGCCAAGAAAATCCATGCCGCTTGGGCAGTTCCCGGTGGAGTACGATCTCCCCTGTCGGAAGAGGGCCTGCAATGGATTCGCGATCGCCTTCCTGAATCCCGCCAAACCATCGAAACGGCCCTGGGACTATTCAAACAACTCCTCGACGACACCTTAAAAGACGAAGTTGACATCTTCGGACAATTCGACTCTCTCTTTATGAGTCTCGTCGCCCCCGATGGAACCTGGGAACATTACGGCGGTCATATTCGCTTCGTCGATAGTCAGGGCAATATCGTTGCCGACGGCTTGCGGGAAGAAGACTATCAAGACTTCCTCGATGAAGCCGTCGAACCCTGGTCTTATCTCAAATTCCCCTATTACAAACCCATGGGCTATCCTGATGGGATGTATCGCGTTGGACCCTTGGCGCGGTTGAACGTGTGCGATCGCATAGGAACCCCTGACGGCGATCGCGAATTACAAGAATTTCGCCAACGGGCAGGCGGCCGCTGTGCCACCTCCTCCTTCATGTACCACTACGCCCGTCTCCTAGAGGTTCTCGCCTGTATCGAACGCATCGAACAGTACGTAGACGACCCGGATTTACTCTCCTCCCGTTGTCGCGCCAAAGCCGAGATTAACAACCTAGAAGGAGTCGGAGTTAGCGAAGCCCCTCGCGGAACCCTATTTCATCATTACAATGTAGACGAGAACGGTCTGATTGAGAAAGTCAACCTGATCATCGCCACGGGACAAAACAACCTGGCCATGAACAAAACCGTTACCCAGATTGCCCAACATTACATCCATAACAACGATGTCGCCGAGGGCTTTCTCAACCGAGTCGAAGCCGGAATCCGCAACTTCGACCCCTGTCTGAGTTGTTCGACTCACGCCGTCGGTCAAATGCCCCTCCATATCGAACTTCTCGCCCCCGATAAAACCGTCATCAACACCATCTACCGCGACTAATCCCCAGGGGTACATTCCAGCACGTAGGGGCACCTCTTAGGGCAAACCACTTGCGAAGTACCCCTACAACCTATCCCCTCCTAGGAGGGGTGCCCGGAGGGCGGGGTGGGTTGTCCCTGTTCCCTGTTCCCTTCTTTTGCCTCTTGCCTCTTGCCTTTTCCCCCATGCCCAAAGAAAACCTCTACCTCTGTATGGGGTCAGCCTGTCACCAGTTGGGGGTGTACGAAGTTCTCCCCCGGCTACAGTCTTTAATGAAAGACTATGACCTCGAAGACACCGTAGAACTCAAAGGTTCCTTTTGCCTAGAAACCTGTAGCTACGGCATTGTCATGAAATTTAAAGAGGAGCATTTCGTAGATATCAACCCGCAAAATATCGACGACAAATTTATCGGCGAAATTCTCCCGACCATCCAAAAAGCCCTAGAACAAAATTCCTCCCCCTCCTAACCGCTGTGTCCTTCGAGGGCGCGCCACTTGCGGTTCGCCCCCACGTGGTTCCTCTTCCTCCTCTTCAACCATGCAAGAACAAACCCAAAACCATATCTGGCAACTCCTCTGGGAATATGACCCCAACGGACTCATTGCCGTCGACTCCAACTTCACCATTGTTTTGGTGAATCCTGCCTTTTGCCGGATGTTTGGGGTTGAGGGACCCGAAATTCTCGGCAAACCTGCTAGTAGCATCTTGGGCAATATCGAGCATTTTCAAAAAGTCTGGAACAGCCAACAGGTAATTCGAGGGATTGAACGGGAATATAGCCATCCCAAACTCTATTTGCGAGAAGTGGTGTTTCCCATTCCTGAAGAAAAAATTATCGCCTGTATTATGGTCGATATTAGTCAGGACTATCAGCGGCGACAGGAACTGCAACATCTCAAAACTGAAACAGTCTTAAATGTCCGCGAAGTCGTTGACAATCAAATGAAAGTTGCCCAAGAAATTGCCGGACTCCTGGGAGAGACAACGGCTGAAACCAAGGTTAGCTTGTTGAAAATCATCGAAGCGGTTGAGCAGGAAATGGTTTGATATGACTCAATCTAATACCGTGCGTGCGGATAACTTTTTTGATATTTGTCACCTGAGCCTTAATAAACAAGGAGAAGAACTTTGTGGGGACAAGGTTAAATTTATTAAAACTGAAACTAAAACTACAATTGTTTTATCCGATGGCTTAGGAAGTGGCGTCAAAGCCAATATCTTAGCAACTCTAACCAGCGAAATCCTCATCACGATGCTGAATGCGGATGTTGCCCTAGAAGCGGTGATGGAAACGGTAATTGGAACTTTGCCAATTTGCCAAGTTCGTAAAATCGCCTATGCAACATTTACTGTCATTCAGATTGACAATATAACGAATGATTTTCGGGTCATAAATTTTGACAATCCACCTATATTTTACTTCCGAAAAGGGCGAATTGTCAAACCCGAACCTCGTATCGATCGCATTCTGAACCGCAAAATTCATGTCGTTGAAGGAACCTTGCAGCGAGGCGACTTTCTCGGGGCGATTAGCGACGGGGTTCTCTATGCTGGACTTGGGGACACGATGAACTTCGGCTGGGGGTGGGAGAACATCGCCAAATACATGGAACGTCTGTTTGTCCATGATGCCCCCACAGCCCGCAGTCTCTTGGATAAAGTCCTCGGGGAAACGCGGCGACTCTATCGGGATAAAATTGGCGATGATGCCTCTCTGGTGGGGGTGTATGTCCGTCGTCGTAACCCGCTGATGATTTTCACAGGCCCGCCGTTAGACCCCAGTCAGGATGACACTTTTGCAGAACGATTTTTGAATTTTCCAGGACGTAAAGCCCTTTGTGGGGGAACCACCGGTAACATTGTCGCCAACTATATGGGTGAGACGGTGGAGATGGATATTTCGACAATGCGGAAAGAACTTCCCCCGATTGGTATTCTCGATGAGGTCAATTTGGTAACGGAGGGGATTTTGACCATTTCTAAAGCCACAGAACTCCTCAAAAAATGTCATTGTGATTTAGATCGCTTACCCTTTGACCGCAATGGGGCCGTGTTACTGGCCCGGGAGATTCTGGAGGCGGATTCCATCTTTTTCTTGGTGGGACAACAAATTAATGAGTTTTACCAAAATCCTCTCCTGCCGAAAAATATCTCTATCCGTCGCAGTTTAGTCGAGGAGTTGGTGCAACTGTTGCGAGACAATCAGAAGGAAGTGGATTTAGAATATTGTTAAATAGAGAGGGCTATTTTGCCGAGCTTGGGTTGGTTTCTTGGTGATCGGTTTGGCAGAAATTTGAGCGAATTTATGACTTAATTGGAGGTAGATGTTCGCTCCCAGACTGACGTTTCCTCAATTCAAACTCATGTTCGAGTTCGATATTTAAGAAATAGTTTAATAAGGTCCGAATAATGGCGATCGCCCCAAGTCGAATCAACGTATCCGTTTTGGGGGCAATGGTCGTTGCTAGAATATCAGCCCCCAATTGAAATTCCAGGGCTAAAGCCAACCAAACCCCAAACCGTATCCGCAGTTGGATAAAGAGAAATTCATCATATTGAAATTCAGAAAATCTCAACCCCAGTTGAATCGTTTTGACGATTCCCAAAAAAACGCATAATACGGAAATTGCCTCTAGGAATAGTTTTCCCAGAGACACGACTCCAGATAATCCAGATTCGAGAAGATGTATCGATTCCATCACCATGAAAAATCCAATGTTAATATCCCATTGCTATATTGCCCACATTGTTCATAGAGTTTTACCCTGGGATTTATTGACTGAATAATGTTAATATCAGATTTTATCTATCTCCCTCTATCTCTATAGCAGTTTAGAGGTGACCCTTGAGCGTCAACCGTTACAAAATACGGATTTTGTCAGGATTTTTTGATGGTTCGCGTTCACCGATGGACGAACGGCGGAGTTGAGGGAAGACGGCGGTCTCTCAACAGCTCGGGGAGAAACACGATATCCTGGAGGGGTAGCCGCTGCTGTACCTCTGAACTGACAAGACGTTCATGAACGACGACAACCAACTCCCGACCCGCGACACAGCCATCTACGAAGGGCAGATCCCCCCCTCGTTAGAGCGTGTGATTCCCGCGATGCGCCGCTTTGGGAAAATCAGTTTTTGGTGCCAACTGGTGTTGGGAATCATTGCGGGCTTGATTTTCTTCTTTGCGGGCTTTGTGGGGTCCAATACCGGGGAACCCAATCGCCTCAGTCCTGAAGAGGGGCCCGGACTATTTTTTGCGATCGCGGGGCTAGTGGCCTTGGCGATTGGCATGTATTGGGCGTTGCGCTATACCCAGATTGCCAAGCGTTTGGCGATTCCTGACCCTTCCCTACGGCCAACGAGATCGCAAACCCTGGGATCTCTGCAAACTGGGGTGATTATTAACCTGGTGGGGATGTTATTTAGCCTGGTAGCAGCGCAAATCATCACCGGACTGTTGATGGTGAAAGTCCTGAGTTCAGAAGGGGTGCAGTTCTCGCCAGCCGCTTTAAGTCGTTTGGTACAGCCGATTGATATTTTCGTGGTTCTGGCCAACACCAATAGCCTGTTTGCCCATTTCGTTGCCCTCAGTTGCTCTCTCTGGCTCTTACGACTGATTCAGACAATCAAACCCAACTAATCTCGGCGTTGCAGGAGAGATTCAGGGGGAATCACCTGGGGGCGATTGCGGTTTCCGTACGCTTCGCGATCGCTCTCGGACCATACCTCACGAGATGATGGGGGAGTTTGAGGGCGACGGGCCCCAGAATCGGCTTCCGGGAGTTGTGGAGGATGTTGGGATGCAGGGGGGAGATTAGCAAACCATAACGCCAACCCGAGAGTTGCCAGTAGCGGCGTTCCACAGGCCAGCGATCGCCACCACCAGGGACAGTCCAACGGTTCCTGAACCAAAACCGTCGGCGGAGGAACCGGACGAGGCTGAGGCGGTGGGGGTGGCGGTAGGGGTGGCCGAGATGGCGTGATGGGAAGCTTGGCGATGATGGAATCGGCATTCAATCCTAAGGCCGTCGCCCAAAGATGTAGCGATCCTCTTAAATAGGCAGGACTTTGAGGATAATGGGAAATATGACCCGATTCCAGGGCATGTAGATGATTAATGGGAATCCGAGTCCGGTGATGCAGTTGCACCAACGACAGATGGCGTCGACACCGTTGGGCCCGTAGATATTTCCCCAATCGGTAGAGATAGCGATTCCTCGCCGCCCGTTCCGCCTCACTCGGTTCAGGGGGAGACTGAGAAATAGGTTGAGAAATGGGTGGGCCCGAGGGTAACGCCGTGGTTAGACTTGTCTCTCTCAGGGCCAGGGCGATCGCCTCCCGACTCACCTCGTGCATGAGCATCTGGGCCGCATACCCAGCATCGCCAAACATTTCCTTTAAGCCATTTAAGGCCATTTGATAGGCAGGGGATTGCAACAGTTGTTGTTCAATCTCCCCCAGACGGCGATCGAGATTAGCCGCGGTATTCCTCGGGGAACCCCTGTTCGCAGAGTTAGATGA
Proteins encoded:
- a CDS encoding PAS domain S-box protein is translated as MQEQTQNHIWQLLWEYDPNGLIAVDSNFTIVLVNPAFCRMFGVEGPEILGKPASSILGNIEHFQKVWNSQQVIRGIEREYSHPKLYLREVVFPIPEEKIIACIMVDISQDYQRRQELQHLKTETVLNVREVVDNQMKVAQEIAGLLGETTAETKVSLLKIIEAVEQEMV
- a CDS encoding SpoIIE family protein phosphatase; protein product: MTQSNTVRADNFFDICHLSLNKQGEELCGDKVKFIKTETKTTIVLSDGLGSGVKANILATLTSEILITMLNADVALEAVMETVIGTLPICQVRKIAYATFTVIQIDNITNDFRVINFDNPPIFYFRKGRIVKPEPRIDRILNRKIHVVEGTLQRGDFLGAISDGVLYAGLGDTMNFGWGWENIAKYMERLFVHDAPTARSLLDKVLGETRRLYRDKIGDDASLVGVYVRRRNPLMIFTGPPLDPSQDDTFAERFLNFPGRKALCGGTTGNIVANYMGETVEMDISTMRKELPPIGILDEVNLVTEGILTISKATELLKKCHCDLDRLPFDRNGAVLLAREILEADSIFFLVGQQINEFYQNPLLPKNISIRRSLVEELVQLLRDNQKEVDLEYC
- a CDS encoding DUF1622 domain-containing protein → MESIHLLESGLSGVVSLGKLFLEAISVLCVFLGIVKTIQLGLRFSEFQYDEFLFIQLRIRFGVWLALALEFQLGADILATTIAPKTDTLIRLGAIAIIRTLLNYFLNIELEHEFELRKRQSGSEHLPPIKS
- a CDS encoding DUF3611 family protein translates to MNDDNQLPTRDTAIYEGQIPPSLERVIPAMRRFGKISFWCQLVLGIIAGLIFFFAGFVGSNTGEPNRLSPEEGPGLFFAIAGLVALAIGMYWALRYTQIAKRLAIPDPSLRPTRSQTLGSLQTGVIINLVGMLFSLVAAQIITGLLMVKVLSSEGVQFSPAALSRLVQPIDIFVVLANTNSLFAHFVALSCSLWLLRLIQTIKPN
- a CDS encoding helix-turn-helix domain-containing protein translates to MPSQDSHSSNSANRGSPRNTAANLDRRLGEIEQQLLQSPAYQMALNGLKEMFGDAGYAAQMLMHEVSREAIALALRETSLTTALPSGPPISQPISQSPPEPSEAERAARNRYLYRLGKYLRAQRCRRHLSLVQLHHRTRIPINHLHALESGHISHYPQSPAYLRGSLHLWATALGLNADSIIAKLPITPSRPPLPPPPPPQPRPVPPPTVLVQEPLDCPWWWRSLACGTPLLATLGLALWFANLPPASQHPPQLPEADSGARRPQTPPSSREVWSESDREAYGNRNRPQVIPPESLLQRRD